The following DNA comes from Raphanus sativus cultivar WK10039 unplaced genomic scaffold, ASM80110v3 Scaffold3614, whole genome shotgun sequence.
GGAGGAGCTGCGCTACCAACTCTTGAACATTGTTCTTTGAGAGGAAAAAGTGAATATATTGGAACTTTCGGCAAGCAATTGGCTTCGGCTTCCAAGAATGCTTTGCAACAAGCGGGGCCTATATGTCCGAATTTTCCTGTGACTAAGGATGTATAAATCTCTATAATGCATCCTGGAACATTCATCACTGAAGACCAACATTTTGCTACATCAGGTAATCCTGGAATACCGGGACTTGGTTGGAATGGGAGTGGAAAAGGAAATGGGATGGGAAACTGGGGTAGTTGAGCATTG
Coding sequences within:
- the LOC130506746 gene encoding uncharacterized protein LOC130506746; its protein translation is MSIKHVWFRMVVVGFVVSANAQLPQFPIPFPFPLPFQPSPGIPGLPDVAKCWSSVMNVPGCIIEIYTSLVTGKFGHIGPACCKAFLEAEANCLPKVPIYSLFPLKEQCSRVGSAAPPTTK